The proteins below come from a single Panicum hallii strain FIL2 chromosome 7, PHallii_v3.1, whole genome shotgun sequence genomic window:
- the LOC112899191 gene encoding putative disease resistance protein RGA4 isoform X3 yields MEPEELTFQLLREITDGFSKERKVGEGAFGAVYRGVTKNGEDVAVKRLRDGNQDIEYRHAQFRNEFYNLTKVKHKNIVQFLGYCYEIEHTNIECDGKIVIVEKIHRALCFEYLHNGSLQNHLSDESCGLDWRTRYKIIKGTCEGLKYIHKDLEESLLHLDIKPDNILLDKNMVPKIADFGLSRIFGDELTRTTQSPLGTLGYQPPEYIDRGEISEKFDIFSLGVVIIRIVSGLEGYSKHLDMPSDEFIDLVNRNWRKRWQATCSGGFLVEACCHQVETCTKMALNCLEKDSQNRPDIFMIINKLNEIETGINELPQKRRKTGYGMTMHNHLKLTKEHKVITDQHQDSKSMISSRSNLITSGNTKEISLDVREELIVGREMKKINMATLLGSMPEKIIILPIYGIAGIGKTTFAKLIYNDTNFKYYSQAWVYVSPTFDLDKIGKSIVSQLSEKENQVDEIQHISSCLTKLLSGKKIMIVLDDLWENNTFQLEDLKAILNPGDSVKIIVLVTTRSAHIAQKICCNIEPYKIESLTDKMCWDIIKRKGDFEARHDKEKLVRIGKEIARKCGGVALAAQTLGSMLQSMKYDQWVIVKDSDIWNETISKDASLPNHVLASLKLSYISMDDCLKSCFTYCAIFPKGHKIVKYDLIYQWISLGFIKPTKIFSTSQLCEKYIAHLMGLSFLQHSVSPTTYGAYGEHDTAFMMHDLVHDLAISLLGDQIFYQNKQANTAGSSCCYALLADCSKPLEWCTSSPARLSALHFLDCRRTELHGAAFEPAESLRVLDLSKCSIQKLPDSIGRLKQLRYLNAPRIRDRMVPERITKLSNLRYLSLRGSCAILALPESIGEMESLVHLDLSGCLGIERLPESFGNLKTLEHMDFTNCKNVTGVSQCLARLTKLQYLNLSNCKHIGRLPRELASLTELQYLNLSDSSYLSGNELDEAEYLGSLTKLKYLNLSSSNQPCINRLPEALGCSLLQGVTAALNGLTKLQYLDLYAYFSFHPKKGKKVLCNLSELRHLNLGCPIRSMSPSDQDKINGLLEWICTLTNLEYLNLCYNDDISSIPETIVNLRKLHTLDLTYCHRLQRLPASITEIESLKFLHTKGCRQLVLDKSTLPQHTSSSENSPYFVVHNYVGESSRHPFRVEYGNHGRLKISRLESMRSAKEAQTIKLVEKTNITRLALHWTRDAIRIVDDAEVLRELEPPYSVSEFCLEGYNSVIFPSWVMRVGAYLPGLASIDFSDLPSCNNLPPLGQLPNLERLKMRRMDSIKKIDADLYGGTGAFPRLEHFRIDGMKCLEEWNTAYSSDEDGFVFPCLNFVEIRHCPRLRFKPRLPPSIHDLRVDSSDEVMLSGGDAVAMGASTATRLYVECCVVPLHRWSLLRHLPCLERLTIINCSDLTCSSTEFPQGLNSLKILTVDGCKGVASLAESLGDLTSLTELGVLNCRDIRTLPDTMSKLTCLQTLIVQGCESITSLPEWLEDLTSLMELEIGNCRGIKTLPGTIQKLTHLQRLEVFGCPELIRWCESGENEMKLAHIQEKNFLPGLLSDEESGTYE; encoded by the exons AGAGACTTCGAGATGGCAATCAAGATATTGAATACAGGCATGCGCAGTTCCGAAATGAGTTTTATAACCTCACAAAGGTTAAGCATAAAAACATTGTACAGTTTCTTGGTTATTGCTATGAAATAGAGCACACAAATATAGAGTGCGATGGGAAAATTGTAATTGTTGAGAAGATACATAGAGCACTCTGCTTTGAGTATTTGCACAATGGGAGTCTTCAAAATCATCTTTCTG ATGAGTCTTGCGGGCTTGACTGGCGCACAAGGTACAAAATTATTAAGGGGACATGTGAAGGCTTAAAATATATTCATAAGGACCTGGAAGAGTCTCTTTTACACTTAGATATAAAACCAGACAACATATTACTAGATAAGAACATGGTGCCAAAGATTGCAGACTTTGGTTTATCCAGGATATTTGGTGACGAACTGACAAGGACCACACAAAGTCCTTTAGGAACACT TGGGTACCAGCCACCAGAATACATTGATAGAGGTGAAATCTCAGAGAAGTTCGACATATTCAGCTTGGGTGTCGTAATAATAAGGATAGTGTCGGGACTAGAAGGCTACTCCAAACATCTAGACATGCCTTCGGATGAATTTATTGATCTG GTCAACAGAAACTGGAGGAAGAGGTGGCAGGCAACATGCAGTGGTGGTTTCTTAGTTGAAGCATGTTGCCACCAAGTAGAGACATGCACCAAGATGGCATTGAACTGCTTGGAGAAAGATAGCCAAAACAGGCCTGATATTTTCATGATTATCAATAAGCTAAATGAGATAGAAACTGGCATTAACGAG CTTCCCCAGAAAAGACGCAAAACTGGTTATGGGATGACAATGCATAATCATCTGAAGCTGACAAAGGAACATAAAGTAATCACTGATCAACACCAAGATTCAAAGTCGATGATAAGCTCCAGGAGCAATTTGATAACATCTGGCAATACAAAAGAAATATCATTAGATGTTCGAGAAGAGCTAATTGTAGGCAGAGAAATGAAGAAGATAAACATGGCTACTTTACTTGGGAGCATGCCAGAGAAGATCATCATCCTTCCTATATATGGTATTGCAGGAATTGGCAAGACAACCTTTGCAAAACTAATTTACAATGATACAAATTTCAAATATTATTCGCAGGCCTGGGTCTATGTGTCCCCGACATTTGACTTGGATAAAATTGGTAAATCTATAGTTTCACAGCTATCTGAAAAGGAGAACCAAGTTGATGAAATACAGCATATAAGTAGTTGCCTTACCAAACTACTTTCTGGCAAGAAGATTATGATTGTCTTAGATGACCTTTGGGAGAATAATACATTTCAACTAGAGGATTTGAAGGCTATACTAAATCCTGGTGACAGCGTCAAAATCATTGTTTTAGTAACTACACGGAGTGCACACATTGCGCAGAAAATTTGCTGTAACATTGAACCATATAAGATAGAATCATTGACAGATAAAATGTGCTGGGATATAATTAAACGAAAAGGTGATTTTGAAGCTAGACATGACAAAGAAAAGTTGGTGCGCATAGGAAAAGAGATTGCCCGGAAATGTGGAGGTGTGGCCTTAGCAGCTCAAACTCTTGGATCCATGTTGCAGTCAATGAAATATGATCAATGGGTAATAGTGAAAGACAGTGATATCTGGAATGAAACTATTTCAAAGGACGCCTCATTGCCAAATCATGTTCTTGCATCCTTGAAATTAAGTTATATCAGTATGGATGACTGCTTGAAGTCATGCTTTACTTACTGCGCAATCTTTCCGAAGGGTCACAAGATTGTTAAATATGATCTGATCTACCAATGGATTTCTTTAGGTTTCATCAAGCCGACAAAAATATTCTCCACTTCGCAGCTCTGCGAGAAGTATATTGCTCACCTCATGGGACTATCTTTCCTTCAACATTCAGTGTCACCAACG ACTTATGGAGCGTATGGTGAACATGACACAGCGTTCATGATGCACGATCTGGTGCATGACTTGGCAATTTCACTCCTTGGTGACCAAATTTTTTATCAGAACAAACAAGCCAACACTGCGGGGAGCAGCTGCTGCTATGCATTGCTCGCTGACTGTAGCAAGCCACTTGAGTGGTGCACATCTTCTCCTGCCAGGCTAAGCGCACTGCATTTTCTGGACTGTCGGCGAACTGAGCTACATGGTGCTGCGTTTGAACCTGCTGAGTCCCTGCGAGTGTTGGATTTAAGCAAGTGCTCAATACAAAAGTTGCCAGATTCTATTGGTCGACTGAAGCAGTTGAGGTATCTTAACGCTCCAAGGATCCGGGACCGAATGGTTCCAGAACGCATCACAAAACTATCGAATTTAAGGTATCTTAGTCTCCGTGGATCTTGTGCCATCCTAGCACTACCAGAATCGATTGGAGAAATGGAAAGTCTGGTGCACCTTGATTTATCTGGTTGCTTGGGAATAGAAAGATTGCCAGAATCATTTGGTAACCTTAAAACTTTGGAGCATATGGATTTTACAAATTGCAAAAATGTCACAGGAGTATCCCAATGCCTGGCTAGACTTACAAAGCTGCAGTATTTGAACTTATCAAATTGTAAACATATTGGACGCCTACCAAGAGAATTGGCCAGCCTCACAGAACTGCAATACTTGAACTTGTCTGATAGCTCATACCTTTCTGGAAACGAACTTGATGAGGCAGAATATTTGGGATCCCTCACCAAACTCAAATACCTGAACCTCTCTTCAAGTAATCAACCGTGCATTAACAGGTTGCCTGAAGCTTTGG GATGTTCTTTACTTCAAGGTGTGACAGCAGCTTTGAATGGGCTTACCAAGCTCCAATATTTGGATTTATACGCATACTTCAGTTTTCATCCCAAGAAAGGGAAAAAGGTTTTATGCAATCTCAGTGAACTTCGACATTTAAATTTAGGCTGCCCCATCAGAAGCATGTCACCTTCCGATCAAGATAAAATAAACGGTCTCCTGGAGTGGATCTGTACTCTTACCAATCTAGAGTATCTGAATCTTTGTTACAATGATGACATTTCTAGCATACCTGAAACTATTGTTAACCTCAGGAAGTTACATACACTGGACCTTACGTATTGCCACCGGCTGCAAAGACTGCCGGCAAGTATAACTGAAATCGAGAGCTTGAAGTTTCTGCATACCAAGGGTTGCAGGCAGTTGGTGTTGGATAAGTCCACGCTACCTCAGCACACGAGCAGCTCAGAAAATTCACCATATTTTGTGGTCCATAATTATGTTGGTGAATCTAGCAGGCATCCTTTTCGGGTGGAGTATGGAAACCATGGTCGGTTGAAGATAAGCAGACTTGAAAGCATGAGGTCGGCAAAAGAGGCACAGACAATAAAGCTCGTGGAGAAGACAAATATTACACGATTAGCATTACACTGGACTAGAGATGCGATAAGAATTGTGGATGATGCAGAAGTTTTGAGGGAGCTAGAGCCGCCATACAGTGTTTCAGAGTTCTGCCTTGAAGGTTATAATAGCGTCATCTTTCCATCCTGGGTGATGCGTGTTGGTGCTTATTTACCTGGTCTGGCCAGTATTGACTTCTCGGACTTGCCCAGTTGCAACAACCTGCCACCACTTGGTCAGTTACCAAACCTCGAGCGGCTGAAGATGAGACGAATGGACAGCATTAAGAAGATTGATGCGGACCTGTATGGGGGAACAGGAGCATTTCCTCGACTTGAGCATTTTCGCATAGATGGTATGAAATGCCTGGAAGAATGGAACACGGCCTACTCGAGTGACGAGGACGGTTTCGTGTTCCCCTGCCTCAATTTTGTAGAGATAAGACACTGCCCAAGGTTGAGGTTCAAACCACGCCTGCCACCAAGTATCCACGACTTGCGGGTAGACAGTAGTGATGAAGTAATGTTGTCAGGGGGGGATGCTGTTGCCATGGGTGCCTCCACAGCCACACGACTTTATGTGGAATGCTGTGTGGTGCCTCTGCATCGGTGGAGCTTGCTTCGCCACCTCCCATGCCTTGAACGTTTAACCATTATAAACTGCAGCGATCTCACATGCAGCTCAACGGAATTTCCTCAAGGTCTCAACTCCCTGAAGATTCTAACTGTGGATGGTTGCAAAGGCGTCGCGTCCCTGGCGGAGAGCTTGGGAGACCTCACCTCTCTCACTGAACTTGGGGTACTTAATTGCAGGGACATCAGGACACTGCCAGACACCATGTCGAAACTCACCTGCCTGCAAACTCTAATAGTGCAAGGTTGCGAAAGTATCACGTCGCTGCCGGAATGGTTGGAGGACCTCACCTCTCTCATGGAACTTGAGATAGGTAATTGCAGGGGCATCAAGACTCTGCCAGGCACCATACAGAAACTCACCCACTTGCAGCGCCTGGAGGTTTTTGGATGCCCTGAACTAATTCGGTGGTGCGAATCTGGGGAGAACGAGATGAAGCTTGCTCACATACAAGAGAAA aaTTTTTTGCCAGGACTACTGAGTGATGAAGAGTCAGGAACTTATGAATAG
- the LOC112899191 gene encoding putative disease resistance protein RGA4 isoform X1, with protein MEPEELTFQLLREITDGFSKERKVGEGAFGAVYRGVTKNGEDVAVKRLRDGNQDIEYRHAQFRNEFYNLTKVKHKNIVQFLGYCYEIEHTNIECDGKIVIVEKIHRALCFEYLHNGSLQNHLSDESCGLDWRTRYKIIKGTCEGLKYIHKDLEESLLHLDIKPDNILLDKNMVPKIADFGLSRIFGDELTRTTQSPLGTLGYQPPEYIDRGEISEKFDIFSLGVVIIRIVSGLEGYSKHLDMPSDEFIDLVNRNWRKRWQATCSGGFLVEACCHQVETCTKMALNCLEKDSQNRPDIFMIINKLNEIETGINELPQKRRKTGYGMTMHNHLKLTKEHKVITDQHQDSKSMISSRSNLITSGNTKEISLDVREELIVGREMKKINMATLLGSMPEKIIILPIYGIAGIGKTTFAKLIYNDTNFKYYSQAWVYVSPTFDLDKIGKSIVSQLSEKENQVDEIQHISSCLTKLLSGKKIMIVLDDLWENNTFQLEDLKAILNPGDSVKIIVLVTTRSAHIAQKICCNIEPYKIESLTDKMCWDIIKRKGDFEARHDKEKLVRIGKEIARKCGGVALAAQTLGSMLQSMKYDQWVIVKDSDIWNETISKDASLPNHVLASLKLSYISMDDCLKSCFTYCAIFPKGHKIVKYDLIYQWISLGFIKPTKIFSTSQLCEKYIAHLMGLSFLQHSVSPTTYGAYGEHDTAFMMHDLVHDLAISLLGDQIFYQNKQANTAGSSCCYALLADCSKPLEWCTSSPARLSALHFLDCRRTELHGAAFEPAESLRVLDLSKCSIQKLPDSIGRLKQLRYLNAPRIRDRMVPERITKLSNLRYLSLRGSCAILALPESIGEMESLVHLDLSGCLGIERLPESFGNLKTLEHMDFTNCKNVTGVSQCLARLTKLQYLNLSNCKHIGRLPRELASLTELQYLNLSDSSYLSGNELDEAEYLGSLTKLKYLNLSSSNQPCINRLPEALGRLTELKYLNLSHHFTMKKLPASFGNLYNLVHLDLSGCSLLQGVTAALNGLTKLQYLDLYAYFSFHPKKGKKVLCNLSELRHLNLGCPIRSMSPSDQDKINGLLEWICTLTNLEYLNLCYNDDISSIPETIVNLRKLHTLDLTYCHRLQRLPASITEIESLKFLHTKGCRQLVLDKSTLPQHTSSSENSPYFVVHNYVGESSRHPFRVEYGNHGRLKISRLESMRSAKEAQTIKLVEKTNITRLALHWTRDAIRIVDDAEVLRELEPPYSVSEFCLEGYNSVIFPSWVMRVGAYLPGLASIDFSDLPSCNNLPPLGQLPNLERLKMRRMDSIKKIDADLYGGTGAFPRLEHFRIDGMKCLEEWNTAYSSDEDGFVFPCLNFVEIRHCPRLRFKPRLPPSIHDLRVDSSDEVMLSGGDAVAMGASTATRLYVECCVVPLHRWSLLRHLPCLERLTIINCSDLTCSSTEFPQGLNSLKILTVDGCKGVASLAESLGDLTSLTELGVLNCRDIRTLPDTMSKLTCLQTLIVQGCESITSLPEWLEDLTSLMELEIGNCRGIKTLPGTIQKLTHLQRLEVFGCPELIRWCESGENEMKLAHIQEKNFLPGLLSDEESGTYE; from the exons AGAGACTTCGAGATGGCAATCAAGATATTGAATACAGGCATGCGCAGTTCCGAAATGAGTTTTATAACCTCACAAAGGTTAAGCATAAAAACATTGTACAGTTTCTTGGTTATTGCTATGAAATAGAGCACACAAATATAGAGTGCGATGGGAAAATTGTAATTGTTGAGAAGATACATAGAGCACTCTGCTTTGAGTATTTGCACAATGGGAGTCTTCAAAATCATCTTTCTG ATGAGTCTTGCGGGCTTGACTGGCGCACAAGGTACAAAATTATTAAGGGGACATGTGAAGGCTTAAAATATATTCATAAGGACCTGGAAGAGTCTCTTTTACACTTAGATATAAAACCAGACAACATATTACTAGATAAGAACATGGTGCCAAAGATTGCAGACTTTGGTTTATCCAGGATATTTGGTGACGAACTGACAAGGACCACACAAAGTCCTTTAGGAACACT TGGGTACCAGCCACCAGAATACATTGATAGAGGTGAAATCTCAGAGAAGTTCGACATATTCAGCTTGGGTGTCGTAATAATAAGGATAGTGTCGGGACTAGAAGGCTACTCCAAACATCTAGACATGCCTTCGGATGAATTTATTGATCTG GTCAACAGAAACTGGAGGAAGAGGTGGCAGGCAACATGCAGTGGTGGTTTCTTAGTTGAAGCATGTTGCCACCAAGTAGAGACATGCACCAAGATGGCATTGAACTGCTTGGAGAAAGATAGCCAAAACAGGCCTGATATTTTCATGATTATCAATAAGCTAAATGAGATAGAAACTGGCATTAACGAG CTTCCCCAGAAAAGACGCAAAACTGGTTATGGGATGACAATGCATAATCATCTGAAGCTGACAAAGGAACATAAAGTAATCACTGATCAACACCAAGATTCAAAGTCGATGATAAGCTCCAGGAGCAATTTGATAACATCTGGCAATACAAAAGAAATATCATTAGATGTTCGAGAAGAGCTAATTGTAGGCAGAGAAATGAAGAAGATAAACATGGCTACTTTACTTGGGAGCATGCCAGAGAAGATCATCATCCTTCCTATATATGGTATTGCAGGAATTGGCAAGACAACCTTTGCAAAACTAATTTACAATGATACAAATTTCAAATATTATTCGCAGGCCTGGGTCTATGTGTCCCCGACATTTGACTTGGATAAAATTGGTAAATCTATAGTTTCACAGCTATCTGAAAAGGAGAACCAAGTTGATGAAATACAGCATATAAGTAGTTGCCTTACCAAACTACTTTCTGGCAAGAAGATTATGATTGTCTTAGATGACCTTTGGGAGAATAATACATTTCAACTAGAGGATTTGAAGGCTATACTAAATCCTGGTGACAGCGTCAAAATCATTGTTTTAGTAACTACACGGAGTGCACACATTGCGCAGAAAATTTGCTGTAACATTGAACCATATAAGATAGAATCATTGACAGATAAAATGTGCTGGGATATAATTAAACGAAAAGGTGATTTTGAAGCTAGACATGACAAAGAAAAGTTGGTGCGCATAGGAAAAGAGATTGCCCGGAAATGTGGAGGTGTGGCCTTAGCAGCTCAAACTCTTGGATCCATGTTGCAGTCAATGAAATATGATCAATGGGTAATAGTGAAAGACAGTGATATCTGGAATGAAACTATTTCAAAGGACGCCTCATTGCCAAATCATGTTCTTGCATCCTTGAAATTAAGTTATATCAGTATGGATGACTGCTTGAAGTCATGCTTTACTTACTGCGCAATCTTTCCGAAGGGTCACAAGATTGTTAAATATGATCTGATCTACCAATGGATTTCTTTAGGTTTCATCAAGCCGACAAAAATATTCTCCACTTCGCAGCTCTGCGAGAAGTATATTGCTCACCTCATGGGACTATCTTTCCTTCAACATTCAGTGTCACCAACG ACTTATGGAGCGTATGGTGAACATGACACAGCGTTCATGATGCACGATCTGGTGCATGACTTGGCAATTTCACTCCTTGGTGACCAAATTTTTTATCAGAACAAACAAGCCAACACTGCGGGGAGCAGCTGCTGCTATGCATTGCTCGCTGACTGTAGCAAGCCACTTGAGTGGTGCACATCTTCTCCTGCCAGGCTAAGCGCACTGCATTTTCTGGACTGTCGGCGAACTGAGCTACATGGTGCTGCGTTTGAACCTGCTGAGTCCCTGCGAGTGTTGGATTTAAGCAAGTGCTCAATACAAAAGTTGCCAGATTCTATTGGTCGACTGAAGCAGTTGAGGTATCTTAACGCTCCAAGGATCCGGGACCGAATGGTTCCAGAACGCATCACAAAACTATCGAATTTAAGGTATCTTAGTCTCCGTGGATCTTGTGCCATCCTAGCACTACCAGAATCGATTGGAGAAATGGAAAGTCTGGTGCACCTTGATTTATCTGGTTGCTTGGGAATAGAAAGATTGCCAGAATCATTTGGTAACCTTAAAACTTTGGAGCATATGGATTTTACAAATTGCAAAAATGTCACAGGAGTATCCCAATGCCTGGCTAGACTTACAAAGCTGCAGTATTTGAACTTATCAAATTGTAAACATATTGGACGCCTACCAAGAGAATTGGCCAGCCTCACAGAACTGCAATACTTGAACTTGTCTGATAGCTCATACCTTTCTGGAAACGAACTTGATGAGGCAGAATATTTGGGATCCCTCACCAAACTCAAATACCTGAACCTCTCTTCAAGTAATCAACCGTGCATTAACAGGTTGCCTGAAGCTTTGGGTAGACTCACTGAACTCAAGTATTTGAACTTATCACATCATTTTACCATGAAAAAATTACCAGCGTCATTTGGGAATCTTTATAACCTGGTGCACCTTGACTTGTCAGGATGTTCTTTACTTCAAGGTGTGACAGCAGCTTTGAATGGGCTTACCAAGCTCCAATATTTGGATTTATACGCATACTTCAGTTTTCATCCCAAGAAAGGGAAAAAGGTTTTATGCAATCTCAGTGAACTTCGACATTTAAATTTAGGCTGCCCCATCAGAAGCATGTCACCTTCCGATCAAGATAAAATAAACGGTCTCCTGGAGTGGATCTGTACTCTTACCAATCTAGAGTATCTGAATCTTTGTTACAATGATGACATTTCTAGCATACCTGAAACTATTGTTAACCTCAGGAAGTTACATACACTGGACCTTACGTATTGCCACCGGCTGCAAAGACTGCCGGCAAGTATAACTGAAATCGAGAGCTTGAAGTTTCTGCATACCAAGGGTTGCAGGCAGTTGGTGTTGGATAAGTCCACGCTACCTCAGCACACGAGCAGCTCAGAAAATTCACCATATTTTGTGGTCCATAATTATGTTGGTGAATCTAGCAGGCATCCTTTTCGGGTGGAGTATGGAAACCATGGTCGGTTGAAGATAAGCAGACTTGAAAGCATGAGGTCGGCAAAAGAGGCACAGACAATAAAGCTCGTGGAGAAGACAAATATTACACGATTAGCATTACACTGGACTAGAGATGCGATAAGAATTGTGGATGATGCAGAAGTTTTGAGGGAGCTAGAGCCGCCATACAGTGTTTCAGAGTTCTGCCTTGAAGGTTATAATAGCGTCATCTTTCCATCCTGGGTGATGCGTGTTGGTGCTTATTTACCTGGTCTGGCCAGTATTGACTTCTCGGACTTGCCCAGTTGCAACAACCTGCCACCACTTGGTCAGTTACCAAACCTCGAGCGGCTGAAGATGAGACGAATGGACAGCATTAAGAAGATTGATGCGGACCTGTATGGGGGAACAGGAGCATTTCCTCGACTTGAGCATTTTCGCATAGATGGTATGAAATGCCTGGAAGAATGGAACACGGCCTACTCGAGTGACGAGGACGGTTTCGTGTTCCCCTGCCTCAATTTTGTAGAGATAAGACACTGCCCAAGGTTGAGGTTCAAACCACGCCTGCCACCAAGTATCCACGACTTGCGGGTAGACAGTAGTGATGAAGTAATGTTGTCAGGGGGGGATGCTGTTGCCATGGGTGCCTCCACAGCCACACGACTTTATGTGGAATGCTGTGTGGTGCCTCTGCATCGGTGGAGCTTGCTTCGCCACCTCCCATGCCTTGAACGTTTAACCATTATAAACTGCAGCGATCTCACATGCAGCTCAACGGAATTTCCTCAAGGTCTCAACTCCCTGAAGATTCTAACTGTGGATGGTTGCAAAGGCGTCGCGTCCCTGGCGGAGAGCTTGGGAGACCTCACCTCTCTCACTGAACTTGGGGTACTTAATTGCAGGGACATCAGGACACTGCCAGACACCATGTCGAAACTCACCTGCCTGCAAACTCTAATAGTGCAAGGTTGCGAAAGTATCACGTCGCTGCCGGAATGGTTGGAGGACCTCACCTCTCTCATGGAACTTGAGATAGGTAATTGCAGGGGCATCAAGACTCTGCCAGGCACCATACAGAAACTCACCCACTTGCAGCGCCTGGAGGTTTTTGGATGCCCTGAACTAATTCGGTGGTGCGAATCTGGGGAGAACGAGATGAAGCTTGCTCACATACAAGAGAAA aaTTTTTTGCCAGGACTACTGAGTGATGAAGAGTCAGGAACTTATGAATAG